In Candidatus Hydrogenedentota bacterium, the following proteins share a genomic window:
- a CDS encoding DUF1559 domain-containing protein, whose amino-acid sequence MGKKNAFTLIELLVVIAIIAILAAILLPALSRAREAARRASCQNNLKQLGLVLKMYSGEAPGGKFPPKSIRVINLLFSLKSSYPEYLTDLNSLFCPSDPENLKDVFEPGGDFADASGRILVDRMDGDPRDGEYTPGSGILPADRSYVYFGWVVPENSWLVPVVWGQGFFLGAYFERVVQPWMQAQYDLVEQRNDEDFTFVHAGNTRVAPNSELTMYRLREGIERFFITDINSPGAANTAQSSIPVVWDKVGTTAEMFSHIPGGANVLYMDGHADFVRWVPQANPSTDASGTEGEPFPMSLAWGMLAELARDEQENL is encoded by the coding sequence ATGGGCAAAAAGAACGCCTTTACACTGATTGAACTGCTGGTGGTCATCGCGATCATCGCCATTCTGGCGGCGATCCTGCTGCCGGCGCTCTCGCGGGCCCGCGAGGCGGCCCGGCGCGCCTCCTGCCAGAACAACCTCAAGCAGCTCGGGCTGGTGCTCAAGATGTACAGCGGCGAGGCCCCCGGAGGGAAATTCCCCCCCAAATCCATCCGGGTCATCAACCTGCTGTTCTCGCTCAAGTCTTCCTATCCCGAATACCTGACGGACCTTAACAGCCTCTTCTGCCCGTCGGACCCGGAAAACCTGAAGGACGTGTTCGAGCCCGGCGGCGATTTCGCGGACGCCTCGGGCCGCATTCTCGTGGACCGCATGGACGGCGACCCGCGGGACGGGGAGTACACCCCCGGATCGGGCATCCTGCCCGCCGACCGGTCCTATGTCTATTTCGGATGGGTGGTTCCGGAGAACTCCTGGCTCGTGCCGGTGGTGTGGGGGCAGGGCTTCTTCCTGGGCGCCTATTTCGAGCGCGTGGTCCAGCCGTGGATGCAGGCGCAGTACGACTTGGTGGAACAGCGCAACGACGAGGACTTCACCTTCGTCCACGCGGGCAACACGCGCGTCGCGCCGAACTCCGAGCTGACCATGTACCGCCTGCGCGAGGGCATTGAGCGCTTCTTTATCACGGACATCAACAGCCCCGGCGCCGCCAACACGGCGCAGTCTTCCATCCCCGTGGTGTGGGACAAGGTGGGCACGACGGCGGAGATGTTCAGCCACATCCCCGGCGGCGCGAACGTGCTCTACATGGACGGCCACGCGGACTTTGTGCGGTGGGTGCCCCAGGCGAACCCGTCCACCGACGCGTCCGGCACGGAGGGCGAGCCGTTCCCCATGTCCCTCGCGTGGGGCATGCTCGCCGAACTCGCCCGCGACGAGCAGGAGAACCTGTAG
- a CDS encoding pentapeptide repeat-containing protein, with protein sequence MAYTQHVNQMREGLAKWNQWRLATPGSKPDLSGMDLAGADLRRGNLREVNFSNAILAGANLEGVDLTHCNFYAANLSNANLRNAVLSGADLTKADLLAANLAGASFEQATMGGVSLKGQTLVGANLRRANLYQADLTEADLSGADLTEAMLVEAVLEMTNFFEAQLVRVNLSGAKLKFTNFRGTDMDGAVLRDVNLKGAQFTLAQRMKMLLKR encoded by the coding sequence ATGGCTTATACGCAGCACGTGAACCAGATGCGCGAGGGCCTCGCCAAGTGGAACCAGTGGCGTCTGGCCACGCCGGGGTCCAAACCGGACCTGTCGGGCATGGACTTGGCGGGGGCGGACCTGCGCCGGGGCAACCTGCGCGAGGTGAACTTCTCCAACGCCATCCTGGCGGGGGCCAACCTGGAGGGGGTGGACCTGACCCACTGCAATTTCTACGCCGCAAACCTTTCCAACGCCAACCTGCGCAACGCGGTCCTGTCGGGGGCCGACCTGACCAAGGCTGACCTGCTGGCGGCGAACCTGGCGGGCGCGTCCTTTGAGCAGGCCACCATGGGCGGGGTGAGCCTGAAAGGCCAGACTCTGGTGGGCGCCAACCTGCGCCGCGCCAACCTGTACCAGGCGGACCTGACAGAGGCCGATCTTTCCGGGGCGGACCTGACAGAGGCCATGCTGGTGGAGGCGGTGCTGGAGATGACCAACTTCTTCGAGGCGCAGCTGGTCAGGGTCAACCTCAGCGGCGCAAAGCTGAAGTTCACCAACTTCAGGGGAACGGACATGGACGGCGCCGTGCTGCGCGATGTGAACCTCAAGGGCGCCCAGTTCACCCTCGCCCAGCGGATGAAGATGCTGCTCAAGCGGTGA
- a CDS encoding Gfo/Idh/MocA family oxidoreductase, translating into MEPVNVGVIGCGNISDRYFEAGKRFDDIQIVACADLAMERARAKAEAHGIPRACPVDALLADEEVEIVLNLTVPGAHFDVARRALEAGRHVYNEKPLALARGEGRALLELAERRSLLLGCAPDTVLGAGIQTARKAIDDGWIGEPVSATAFMQCHGHESWHPDPEFYYAAGGGPLFDMGPYYLTALVTLLGPVVSISAETRVTFPERVITSEPKRGKRVTVEVPTHAAGLLRFRSDAVCVLVTSFDVWRTTLPCIEIHGTEGSMIVPDPNTFGGPVRVFRPGHEDWREIPLTHPYAEQSRGLGLADMARALGTGRAHRATGRLAFHVLDIMHALHEAAASGTRVRIESVCERPAPMPMSLRAGQVDPEPAA; encoded by the coding sequence ATGGAACCAGTGAATGTCGGCGTCATCGGCTGCGGCAACATCTCCGACCGCTATTTCGAGGCGGGAAAGCGCTTTGACGACATCCAGATTGTGGCCTGCGCCGACCTGGCGATGGAGCGGGCGCGGGCCAAGGCGGAGGCCCACGGCATCCCCAGGGCCTGCCCGGTGGACGCGCTCCTGGCGGACGAGGAGGTGGAGATTGTCCTGAACCTCACCGTGCCGGGCGCGCATTTCGACGTGGCCCGCCGCGCCCTGGAGGCGGGCCGGCATGTATACAACGAGAAACCCCTCGCCCTCGCGCGCGGGGAGGGGCGGGCGCTCCTGGAGCTTGCGGAGAGGCGCAGCCTGCTCCTTGGCTGCGCCCCGGACACCGTCCTCGGCGCGGGCATCCAGACCGCCCGCAAGGCCATTGACGACGGCTGGATTGGCGAGCCCGTCTCCGCAACGGCCTTCATGCAGTGCCACGGCCACGAAAGCTGGCACCCCGACCCCGAGTTCTACTACGCCGCCGGCGGCGGCCCCCTCTTCGACATGGGCCCCTACTACCTCACCGCGCTGGTCACCCTGCTGGGACCCGTGGTTTCCATCTCCGCCGAAACCCGCGTCACCTTCCCTGAGCGTGTCATCACCAGCGAGCCCAAGCGCGGAAAGCGGGTGACTGTCGAGGTGCCCACCCATGCGGCGGGGCTGCTGCGCTTCCGCAGCGACGCCGTGTGCGTGCTGGTCACCAGTTTCGACGTGTGGCGCACCACCCTGCCGTGCATCGAGATTCATGGCACCGAGGGTTCCATGATCGTTCCCGACCCCAACACCTTCGGCGGTCCCGTGCGTGTCTTCCGCCCCGGCCACGAGGACTGGCGCGAAATCCCCCTCACCCACCCCTACGCCGAACAGTCCCGGGGGCTCGGCCTCGCCGACATGGCACGCGCCCTCGGCACGGGCCGCGCCCACCGCGCCACGGGCCGTCTGGCGTTTCATGTCCTCGACATCATGCACGCCCTGCACGAGGCGGCCGCATCCGGCACGCGCGTGCGGATCGAGAGCGTCTGCGAGCGTCCCGCCCCCATGCCCATGTCCCTGCGCGCGGGCCAGGTGGACCCCGAACCCGCCGCCTGA
- a CDS encoding peptidylprolyl isomerase, which translates to MQRAQAGDRVAVNYRVTRMDGEVVDASPEGETLELVIGANRHLPGFETAVLGMAPGESRELVLPPEEAFGVFDPELVVEIAAEHFPEGRIPETGRRFVMETADGGRSLLTVVAVDGDQVVVDANHPLVGEALRVELSLSAILGPGGEPETAVTA; encoded by the coding sequence ATGCAGCGCGCGCAGGCCGGCGACCGGGTCGCCGTGAATTACCGGGTGACGAGAATGGACGGGGAGGTGGTGGACGCCTCGCCGGAGGGGGAAACCCTTGAACTGGTGATTGGGGCCAACAGGCACCTGCCCGGTTTCGAGACGGCCGTTCTGGGCATGGCCCCCGGGGAATCCCGGGAGCTTGTCCTCCCGCCGGAGGAGGCCTTCGGCGTGTTTGACCCCGAGCTCGTGGTGGAGATCGCCGCGGAGCATTTCCCCGAAGGAAGAATCCCGGAGACGGGGCGGCGCTTTGTCATGGAGACGGCGGACGGCGGGCGTTCGCTGCTGACCGTGGTGGCGGTGGACGGGGACCAGGTGGTGGTGGACGCGAACCACCCGCTGGTGGGCGAGGCCCTCCGGGTGGAGCTGTCGTTGTCGGCCATTCTCGGCCCCGGCGGGGAACCGGAGACCGCCGTCACCGCTTGA
- the purU gene encoding formyltetrahydrofolate deformylase, producing MSQETATLTLHCEDVRGIVYHVSRFIFENGGNIINAQQHAEALDNRFFMRVHFDCSGMGRSRGELRGDLAKLAEAFGMKTSLSFSGERKRMAVLVSKYDHCLYDLLLRHQYGEINADIALVIGNHPDLEPVAAGFRVPFFTVPVPPGGKEAAEARMLELLRAHHADFVVLARYMQILTPAFIDRFPHRVINVHHGFLPAFKGAKPYHQAYEHGVKLIGATSHYATADLDMGPIIEQETLRVNHTHSVEELVALGRDIERHVLSTAVRAHADDRIMVYRRRTIVFR from the coding sequence ATGAGCCAGGAAACCGCGACGCTGACCCTCCACTGCGAGGACGTCAGGGGCATCGTCTACCATGTGAGCCGGTTCATCTTCGAGAACGGCGGCAACATCATCAACGCGCAGCAGCACGCCGAGGCGCTGGACAACCGCTTCTTCATGCGGGTGCATTTCGACTGCTCCGGCATGGGGCGGTCGCGCGGGGAACTGCGCGGGGACCTGGCGAAGCTCGCCGAGGCGTTCGGCATGAAGACTTCCCTCTCCTTTTCCGGCGAGCGCAAGCGCATGGCGGTGCTTGTGTCCAAGTACGACCACTGCCTCTACGACCTGCTGCTCCGCCACCAGTACGGGGAGATCAACGCGGACATCGCCCTGGTCATCGGCAACCACCCGGACCTGGAGCCCGTGGCGGCGGGGTTCCGGGTGCCCTTCTTCACCGTGCCCGTGCCCCCCGGCGGCAAGGAGGCCGCGGAGGCGCGGATGCTGGAGCTGCTGCGGGCGCACCATGCCGACTTCGTCGTGCTGGCGCGGTACATGCAAATCCTGACCCCGGCCTTCATAGACCGCTTCCCGCACCGGGTGATCAACGTGCACCACGGGTTCCTGCCGGCCTTCAAAGGAGCCAAACCCTACCATCAGGCCTACGAACACGGGGTGAAGCTGATCGGGGCGACCAGCCACTACGCCACGGCGGACCTGGACATGGGCCCCATCATTGAACAGGAGACCCTGCGGGTGAACCACACCCACAGCGTGGAGGAACTGGTCGCGCTCGGGCGCGACATTGAGCGCCACGTGCTCTCCACGGCGGTGCGCGCGCATGCCGACGACCGGATCATGGTGTACCGCCGCCGAACGATCGTTTTTCGGTGA
- a CDS encoding rhamnulokinase: protein MKTHKFLAFDLGAESGRAVLGVLEDGRLRLEVIHRFRTEGLVMLGTRQWDLARIYEEMCAGLAVCAREHTRELDGIAVDTWGVDFGLVARDGSVLANPVHYRDKRNDGMMDEAFKAVPREELYRETGIQFLPFNTVYQLLSLVKSGSPLLEVADSLLMMGDLLAYLLSGKKACEYTNASTTQLLDPRTRTWNEGLIARLGLPRRLLLDPVAPGTVLGPLREEVAAAAGLAQGIPVIATASHDTGSAVAAVPVGDDGAPWAYLSSGTWSLLGAETDAPVVNEQSAALDFTNEGGVGGKIRLLKNIFGLWLVQECRRSWERAGQTADYATLTAEAAAAAPFRSVLKDIDDPRLMAPPDMVALIQTLCAENGQPVPETRGQVVRCALESLALKYRRTLRALDGLLGRPTEVLHIIGGGTQNKLLNQMTADACGVRVVTGPVEATALGNIGVQAMAAGAVGSLAEMRRLIADSVELERYAPKDTAAWDRLDA from the coding sequence ATGAAGACCCACAAGTTTCTTGCGTTCGATCTCGGGGCCGAAAGCGGCCGGGCGGTGCTGGGCGTGCTGGAGGACGGCCGGCTCCGGCTGGAGGTGATCCACCGGTTCCGGACCGAGGGGCTGGTGATGCTGGGCACCCGGCAGTGGGACCTGGCGCGCATCTATGAGGAAATGTGCGCGGGGCTGGCCGTGTGCGCCCGCGAGCACACCCGGGAGCTGGACGGGATCGCCGTGGACACCTGGGGCGTGGATTTCGGGCTCGTCGCGCGCGACGGGTCGGTGCTGGCCAACCCGGTCCACTACCGCGACAAGCGCAACGACGGCATGATGGACGAGGCGTTCAAGGCCGTGCCCCGGGAGGAGCTGTACCGCGAGACGGGCATCCAGTTCCTGCCGTTCAACACGGTGTACCAGCTCCTGAGCCTCGTGAAGTCCGGGTCCCCCCTGCTCGAGGTGGCGGATTCCCTGCTCATGATGGGCGACCTGCTGGCCTACCTGCTGTCAGGCAAGAAGGCCTGCGAATACACGAACGCCTCGACCACGCAGCTGCTGGACCCGCGCACGCGCACCTGGAACGAGGGCCTTATCGCGCGGCTGGGGCTCCCCCGTCGGCTGCTGCTGGACCCCGTGGCGCCGGGCACGGTGCTGGGCCCCCTGCGGGAGGAGGTCGCGGCGGCGGCCGGGCTCGCGCAGGGCATCCCCGTGATCGCCACGGCGTCGCACGACACGGGGTCGGCGGTGGCGGCGGTGCCCGTGGGCGATGACGGCGCGCCGTGGGCCTACCTGTCCAGCGGCACCTGGTCCCTGCTGGGCGCGGAGACGGACGCGCCCGTGGTCAACGAACAGAGCGCCGCGCTGGACTTCACGAACGAGGGCGGCGTGGGCGGCAAAATCCGCCTGCTGAAGAACATCTTCGGCCTGTGGCTGGTGCAGGAGTGCCGCCGGTCCTGGGAGCGTGCGGGCCAGACGGCCGACTACGCCACGCTGACGGCCGAGGCCGCCGCCGCGGCGCCTTTCCGCTCGGTGCTGAAGGACATTGACGACCCGCGGCTGATGGCGCCGCCGGACATGGTGGCGCTCATCCAGACGCTGTGCGCGGAGAATGGCCAGCCCGTTCCGGAGACGCGCGGGCAGGTGGTCCGCTGCGCGCTGGAGAGCCTGGCGCTGAAATACCGGCGCACCCTGCGCGCCCTGGACGGCCTGCTCGGGCGGCCCACCGAGGTGCTGCACATCATCGGCGGCGGCACGCAAAACAAGCTGCTCAACCAGATGACGGCGGACGCCTGCGGCGTGCGCGTGGTGACGGGGCCCGTCGAGGCGACCGCGCTGGGCAACATCGGCGTGCAGGCCATGGCCGCCGGGGCCGTGGGGTCGCTGGCCGAAATGCGCCGGCTCATCGCCGACTCCGTCGAGCTGGAGCGGTACGCGCCGAAGGACACCGCGGCCTGGGACCGGCTGGACGCCTGA
- a CDS encoding RNA-binding protein — translation MNIYVGNLSYSTRDESLRAAFEQFGQVDSARVIMDRETDRSRGFGFVEMPVASEGQAAIKALDRADLDGRNITVNEARPKADNDRRGGGGYGRGGGGRY, via the coding sequence ATGAACATCTATGTTGGCAACCTGTCGTACTCGACGCGTGACGAGAGCCTGCGGGCCGCTTTTGAGCAGTTCGGCCAGGTGGACTCGGCCCGCGTGATCATGGACCGCGAGACGGACCGGTCGCGGGGCTTCGGCTTCGTCGAGATGCCGGTGGCCTCCGAGGGCCAGGCCGCGATCAAGGCGCTGGACAGGGCCGACCTCGACGGCCGGAACATCACGGTCAACGAGGCGCGCCCCAAGGCGGACAACGACCGCCGCGGCGGCGGCGGTTACGGCCGCGGCGGCGGCGGGCGTTACTAG